The following are from one region of the Rhodothermales bacterium genome:
- a CDS encoding carboxypeptidase regulatory-like domain-containing protein translates to MRRFLTLSLLLLSLVAREDAHAQSSSPPIDPSPPASALHALRMIRAELSAMPGATEAGTPGSGAVDGSDASGAGSGVIAGFVHGATAPDSAWVLVVAARLLENPTAWQIATVQADGAYRATNLEEGTYYVMAGSAGHQPQFYREAYDLASAAPLFISPDLVMEGIDFFLQPLEIGSGVLSGVVFAGDGAARLAQAQVVAYPIDQPYRQEMTATDADGNYRFEQLFAGRYVVEAWADGYFRQYYDGVESFEQATPVVVADGAAATSIDFTLQRSGSISGRVVTPAGEPIAGASIFVQRAFTPNPDSAYVDPIVSAETNESGEYTVSSLSPGSYYVLAQAYGQWFAVFAWYDGATRFEDATPVAVDYGADTPGIDFVLDPVGQTGRIAGRVTTADGEPATQAYLRLEPYDDIPIYLSAYARVDTDGSYVFENVPVGRYRVALDFWNDVFYTSIWYDGVYLREEATPVEVIEDETTAGIDFTLPRADGVISGRILDTDGNPIAGASVFASPGSYIYPMDIGFGVGYGMTDADGAYTITGLIDGEYFVWTSTCFFWQCVERWWPDAASPAEADPVVLQDGVSNPLAVDLTLPLTQGTASLGGTVQDSNGQPLAGAMVTIAWNSAWTDPAEPGGSNPGPDGTTRPGDPGIPDSTIWYAEHVAYTDSLGAYLFPHLPTGTFTLSASYWEDGGYGIQWYDGVDTPQEATPIELNDGDALTGIDFTLEILPTSGTLAGTVVFNDGTAAGGAYIEASPYYWDYAAWAINPVSYYTLASDNGAFELTGLPNGTYFINVFAQGGRLLESVIPGELSRLVVEIKGGATAVIEVELLRVDEGDGRITGRVASEDSVGLSFAIVQAMVDDDPKRVYTALAGADGRYELTGLPDGDFIVWSFAPYHALEYYDDTYEPSDATRLDIRNGAAISGIDFDLSPIYYRGVQEDGAPVAGTASYLFGRVSDMDGGAISGATVYAMNEAGEVLSSVRTHPDGMYEIAGIAPGVGVRLMATYPGYVSRFHDGATSLDAAADLSLAAGRYEINFALIAGTSVGTEPDPELPSGVALRGNYPNPFNPETQIAFTLAEPMAVSVTIFDALGRRVTELYSGALPAGEQQLRWDATGAAGESMPSGLYFYRVSAEGVSKTGKMTLLR, encoded by the coding sequence ATGCGACGCTTCTTAACCCTCTCGTTACTCCTCCTGTCGCTCGTTGCGCGAGAGGACGCTCATGCGCAATCGTCCTCCCCCCCTATCGATCCCTCGCCCCCCGCGAGCGCCCTCCATGCGCTGCGGATGATCCGCGCCGAGCTCTCCGCGATGCCGGGAGCCACCGAAGCCGGCACGCCGGGTAGCGGCGCCGTCGACGGAAGTGATGCCTCCGGCGCCGGCTCGGGTGTCATCGCGGGCTTCGTGCATGGCGCCACTGCCCCGGATTCCGCATGGGTGTTGGTGGTGGCCGCGCGGCTACTCGAAAACCCGACGGCCTGGCAGATCGCCACGGTCCAGGCGGATGGCGCTTACCGTGCCACCAACCTGGAGGAAGGTACCTACTACGTCATGGCCGGCAGCGCCGGCCATCAGCCGCAATTCTACCGCGAGGCCTACGACCTCGCCAGCGCGGCCCCCCTCTTTATCTCCCCCGACCTGGTGATGGAAGGCATCGACTTCTTTCTTCAGCCCCTCGAAATCGGCTCGGGCGTCCTGTCCGGCGTCGTATTCGCCGGCGACGGCGCCGCCCGGCTGGCGCAAGCGCAGGTGGTGGCCTACCCGATCGACCAGCCCTATCGCCAGGAAATGACCGCGACCGATGCCGACGGCAACTACCGATTTGAGCAGCTTTTTGCCGGCCGCTACGTCGTCGAGGCCTGGGCCGATGGGTATTTCCGCCAGTATTACGATGGCGTAGAATCGTTCGAGCAGGCCACACCCGTCGTGGTGGCGGATGGCGCGGCGGCTACGAGCATTGACTTCACGCTCCAGCGCAGCGGTTCGATCTCCGGACGGGTGGTCACCCCCGCCGGCGAGCCCATCGCCGGCGCCTCGATCTTCGTCCAGCGCGCCTTTACGCCCAACCCGGACTCGGCCTATGTGGACCCCATCGTGTCCGCCGAAACCAATGAATCGGGCGAATACACGGTTTCGAGCCTCAGCCCGGGCTCGTATTACGTGCTCGCCCAGGCCTATGGCCAGTGGTTCGCCGTGTTTGCGTGGTACGACGGAGCGACACGCTTTGAAGACGCCACGCCCGTCGCGGTCGACTACGGCGCGGATACGCCGGGCATCGACTTCGTGCTGGACCCCGTGGGCCAGACGGGCCGCATCGCAGGCCGTGTGACCACCGCCGACGGCGAGCCGGCCACCCAGGCCTATCTGCGTCTCGAACCCTACGACGACATCCCGATCTACCTCTCCGCCTATGCCCGCGTCGACACCGACGGGTCCTATGTGTTCGAGAATGTGCCCGTGGGCCGGTATCGGGTGGCGCTGGACTTCTGGAACGATGTGTTCTACACCTCGATCTGGTACGATGGCGTCTACCTGCGTGAAGAGGCCACCCCGGTCGAGGTGATCGAGGACGAGACGACGGCGGGGATTGACTTCACCCTGCCCCGCGCGGACGGCGTCATCTCCGGCCGTATCCTCGATACGGACGGCAATCCGATCGCCGGCGCCTCCGTCTTTGCCTCGCCGGGCTCCTACATCTACCCGATGGACATCGGCTTCGGGGTCGGCTACGGGATGACGGATGCCGACGGCGCGTACACCATCACGGGCTTGATCGATGGCGAGTACTTTGTCTGGACCTCCACCTGTTTCTTCTGGCAGTGCGTGGAGCGGTGGTGGCCCGACGCGGCATCGCCGGCCGAGGCCGATCCGGTCGTCCTCCAGGACGGCGTATCGAATCCGCTCGCGGTCGATCTCACCCTCCCCCTCACGCAGGGCACGGCTTCGCTGGGCGGAACAGTCCAGGACAGCAACGGCCAGCCGCTGGCCGGCGCTATGGTGACAATCGCCTGGAACAGCGCATGGACCGACCCTGCAGAACCCGGCGGCTCCAACCCGGGCCCAGACGGCACCACCCGTCCGGGCGACCCCGGCATTCCGGACTCGACGATCTGGTACGCCGAACACGTTGCATATACAGATTCTCTGGGCGCCTACCTCTTCCCGCATCTCCCCACCGGCACCTTCACCCTCAGCGCGAGCTACTGGGAGGATGGCGGGTATGGCATCCAGTGGTACGACGGTGTGGACACGCCACAGGAGGCGACCCCCATCGAACTCAACGACGGCGACGCGCTGACGGGGATCGACTTCACGTTGGAAATCCTCCCGACAAGCGGGACACTGGCCGGCACCGTCGTCTTTAATGACGGCACGGCCGCGGGCGGGGCCTATATCGAAGCCTCTCCGTATTACTGGGACTATGCGGCATGGGCGATCAACCCGGTTTCGTATTACACCCTCGCGAGCGACAACGGCGCGTTCGAACTGACCGGCCTGCCCAACGGCACCTACTTTATCAACGTCTTTGCGCAGGGCGGTCGCCTACTGGAAAGCGTCATCCCCGGCGAACTGAGCCGATTGGTCGTGGAGATCAAGGGTGGGGCGACAGCCGTCATCGAGGTCGAGCTGCTGCGTGTGGACGAAGGGGATGGCAGGATAACCGGACGCGTCGCCAGTGAGGACAGCGTCGGGCTCAGCTTCGCGATTGTGCAGGCCATGGTGGATGACGATCCGAAGCGCGTCTACACCGCGCTCGCCGGCGCCGACGGACGCTACGAACTGACCGGGCTACCGGATGGCGACTTCATCGTCTGGAGCTTCGCGCCCTACCATGCGCTGGAGTACTACGACGACACGTACGAGCCCTCCGACGCCACGCGGCTGGACATCCGGAACGGCGCGGCGATTTCCGGGATCGACTTCGACCTTTCCCCGATCTACTACCGCGGGGTCCAGGAGGACGGGGCGCCGGTCGCCGGCACCGCCAGCTATCTGTTCGGGCGCGTGTCCGACATGGACGGCGGCGCCATCTCCGGAGCAACGGTGTATGCGATGAACGAGGCCGGCGAGGTCCTGAGCTCGGTGCGGACCCATCCAGACGGGATGTATGAGATCGCCGGCATCGCCCCCGGCGTCGGCGTCCGCCTCATGGCGACCTATCCCGGCTACGTCAGCCGCTTCCATGACGGCGCGACGTCCCTCGACGCCGCGGCCGACCTGAGCCTGGCCGCCGGTCGCTACGAGATCAACTTCGCGCTCATCGCCGGCACCAGCGTAGGTACGGAGCCGGACCCCGAGCTCCCGTCCGGCGTCGCCCTGCGCGGCAACTACCCGAACCCGTTTAACCCCGAAACACAGATCGCCTTCACGCTGGCCGAACCGATGGCGGTCTCGGTGACGATCTTCGACGCGCTGGGGCGCCGCGTCACCGAGCTCTATAGCGGCGCGCTGCCCGCCGGCGAGCAACAGCTCCGCTGGGATGCTACCGGCGCCGCCGGCGAGTCCATGCCCAGCGGCCTGTACTTCTACCGCGTCTCCGCCGAAGGCGTATCGAAGACCGGGAAGATGACGCTGCTGCGGTAA
- a CDS encoding DUF1501 domain-containing protein has protein sequence MNPHRPCHAMSRREMLAMCRNGFGSVALMSLLGSAAFGCRVVSGEATALAGMPMAPRRANFIPRARSVIFLYMDGGVSQVDSFDPKPRLDREHGQNPYAKFKVDNTQFDDIGTILKSPWAFRNYGECGMPVSDLFPYMATCADDLALVRSMVSQFPEHTNANYFLHTGIGIQGRPSMGAWVTYGLGSENQDLPGYVVIDGGLVPPGGLDNFNSGFLPAAYQGSVFRAGDTPLANVLPLEGDPRLQSNKRALMEQMDEGLLGKIGPADQIESSIANYELAFRMQASVPELTDLSAESAATRRLYGLYSDDPHTRSYGMQCLLARRLVERGVRFIELTCPRVAADRWDQHAGLIDGHERNAHAVDQPIAGLLNDLKARGLLDQTLVVWAGEFGRTPFAQGSDGRDHNPSAFSIWLAGAGIRGGTIYGETDEYGYRVVDKPTTIHDLHATMLHLLGLDHERLTYRFGGRDIRLTDVHGHIVQDILA, from the coding sequence ATGAATCCTCATCGCCCCTGCCACGCCATGTCCCGCCGCGAGATGCTCGCGATGTGCCGCAACGGATTCGGTTCGGTCGCCCTCATGAGCCTCCTGGGCAGCGCCGCCTTCGGGTGCCGCGTCGTCAGCGGGGAAGCCACGGCCCTCGCCGGCATGCCGATGGCCCCACGCCGCGCCAACTTCATCCCCCGCGCCCGGAGCGTCATCTTCCTGTACATGGACGGCGGGGTCTCGCAGGTCGATTCGTTCGACCCGAAGCCCCGCCTCGATCGCGAGCACGGCCAGAACCCGTACGCGAAGTTCAAGGTGGATAATACCCAGTTTGACGATATCGGTACGATCCTGAAAAGCCCCTGGGCTTTTCGGAATTACGGGGAGTGTGGGATGCCGGTCAGTGACCTCTTTCCCTACATGGCCACTTGCGCGGACGACCTCGCGCTCGTCCGGTCGATGGTGTCGCAATTTCCCGAGCACACCAACGCGAACTATTTCTTGCACACCGGCATCGGTATCCAGGGCCGGCCCAGCATGGGCGCCTGGGTCACGTATGGGCTGGGAAGCGAAAATCAGGACCTGCCGGGGTATGTGGTGATCGATGGCGGGTTGGTGCCGCCTGGCGGGCTCGACAACTTCAATAGTGGGTTCCTGCCGGCCGCCTACCAGGGCTCGGTGTTTCGCGCCGGCGATACCCCCCTCGCCAATGTACTCCCCCTGGAAGGAGACCCCCGGCTCCAATCCAACAAACGGGCGCTAATGGAGCAAATGGACGAGGGGCTGCTGGGGAAGATCGGGCCGGCGGATCAGATCGAATCGTCCATCGCCAACTACGAACTCGCGTTCCGGATGCAGGCGTCGGTGCCAGAGTTGACCGACCTCTCGGCGGAGTCGGCCGCCACGCGCCGGCTGTACGGGCTCTACTCGGACGACCCCCACACACGCAGCTACGGGATGCAGTGCCTCCTCGCGCGCCGGCTGGTCGAACGCGGCGTGCGCTTCATCGAACTCACGTGCCCGCGCGTCGCGGCCGACCGGTGGGACCAGCACGCCGGCCTGATTGACGGCCACGAAAGGAACGCCCATGCCGTCGACCAACCCATTGCCGGCCTGCTCAACGACCTCAAGGCGCGCGGACTACTCGATCAGACGCTCGTGGTGTGGGCCGGCGAGTTTGGCCGCACGCCCTTCGCACAGGGCTCGGATGGGCGCGATCACAACCCGTCGGCCTTCAGCATCTGGCTCGCCGGCGCCGGCATCCGGGGCGGCACGATCTACGGGGAAACGGACGAGTACGGCTATCGGGTGGTAGACAAGCCGACAACCATCCACGACTTGCACGCCACGATGCTCCACCTTCTCGGCCTTGACCACGAACGGCTCACCTACCGTTTCGGCGGCCGCGACATCCGGCTTACGGATGTACACGGCCATATCGTGCAGGACATCCTGGCCTGA
- a CDS encoding PSD1 and planctomycete cytochrome C domain-containing protein, protein MRSPRFSPLSAAGLLALFGLAACSPSGRDALPDVVDFDAHIQPILSDNCYVCHGPDVSTREAGLRLDLRDSALVALESGAAAVVPGDPEASELLRRLRSDDPEERMPPPEVKKVLDPQDIALLERWIEQGAEYRPHWALVPPEKPEPPRVRRLVTPENPVDRFIEARLIDAGIPPAPNASKTSLLRRLSFVLTGLPPSPEGLEAFLADSSPDAYEHLVDRLLASPHFGERWARHWMDVVRYADTKGHEFDYPVVGAWTYRDYLIRAFNQDLPYDRFVMEHLAGDLLEEPRQNVEEGYDESVIGTLFYALGEGTHSPVDLQIDEAGRIDNVIDVTGKAFMGLTVACARCHDHKFDPIPTTDYYSLYGIVKSTRWALRDVRVTPNLVRQAEALDQSDQDLRAALGRQWLAELEALDEPPATLRPERPLAPADTGVTVLADFRTGTDLDGWRADGLAFRPSTVSGVPVFDGDRLTALQLPRVSSAARSHRLFGTLRSPTFTIDADHITVQAAGRHARVRLIIDNFQLIQYPIYGGLEQALDDSTMQEYTFDIGRWKGRPAYLELFPGYFSSQKPVLKDSAYVEVEYAWMYSGDLPRRTEPAASLSGKELTGALAGAVRGWMAGEASYEAVSLLNDALDAGLISADVAAVAADRALRAEREAKLPAPVLAMTMLDDIGVDQPVFVRGNVVTPSEETVPRRFMHALQRGDAPFEEAGSGRRSFASAVIDPANPLTARVMVNRIWHHVFGKGLVETVDNFGLQGARPEHRELLDYLAVRFVEEGWSVKAMVRLLVNSEAFQRSTAPVDEAIEQDPQNRLWHSYPVRRLEAEAIRDAMLSVSGRLDPTMYGEPVPVYLSDFMTGRGRPGDSGPLDGDGRRSIYLSLRRNFLSPFMLVFDMPIPFSTFGSRNTSNVPAQSLALLNDPFVAQQAEVWGRRIVALKELDAPSRIRLMYTSALSREATAGEVDAALAFLDEQATLYGLEPASAANDTRVWRDFAHTLFNLKEFIHLV, encoded by the coding sequence ATGCGTAGTCCTCGTTTTTCACCCCTGTCCGCCGCCGGCCTGCTCGCCCTGTTTGGCCTGGCGGCCTGCTCACCGTCCGGCCGGGACGCGCTTCCCGATGTGGTGGATTTCGACGCGCACATCCAGCCCATCCTGTCCGATAACTGCTACGTTTGCCATGGGCCGGATGTCAGCACCCGCGAAGCAGGCCTCCGGCTCGACCTCCGCGACTCGGCCCTCGTGGCCCTCGAAAGCGGAGCCGCGGCCGTCGTCCCGGGCGACCCCGAGGCGAGTGAGCTCCTTCGGCGACTCAGGTCGGACGATCCCGAGGAGCGCATGCCGCCGCCCGAGGTGAAGAAAGTCCTGGACCCGCAGGACATTGCTCTCCTCGAGCGGTGGATCGAGCAGGGGGCCGAGTACCGCCCCCACTGGGCCCTCGTGCCGCCCGAGAAACCCGAGCCGCCCCGCGTGCGCCGGCTCGTGACGCCGGAGAACCCGGTCGATCGCTTCATCGAGGCGCGCCTCATCGACGCCGGCATCCCGCCCGCTCCTAACGCCTCTAAAACCAGCCTCCTCCGCCGCCTTTCGTTTGTCCTCACGGGTCTCCCTCCTTCACCCGAAGGCCTGGAGGCGTTTCTGGCCGATTCCTCGCCCGATGCCTACGAACACCTCGTCGACCGCCTCCTCGCCTCACCGCATTTCGGCGAACGCTGGGCCAGGCACTGGATGGATGTCGTCCGCTACGCCGACACCAAAGGCCATGAGTTCGACTATCCGGTCGTCGGCGCCTGGACGTACCGCGATTACCTGATCCGCGCCTTCAACCAGGATCTGCCCTACGACCGCTTCGTGATGGAACACCTCGCCGGCGACCTGCTCGAGGAACCCCGCCAGAATGTGGAAGAAGGGTATGACGAGTCGGTCATCGGCACACTGTTTTATGCCCTCGGCGAAGGGACCCACAGCCCGGTAGATCTCCAGATCGACGAGGCCGGCCGCATCGACAACGTCATCGATGTCACGGGCAAGGCTTTTATGGGTCTGACAGTAGCCTGTGCCCGGTGCCACGACCATAAGTTCGACCCGATCCCCACCACGGACTACTACAGCCTGTACGGGATCGTCAAAAGTACCCGGTGGGCGCTTCGAGATGTGCGCGTCACGCCGAACCTCGTCCGCCAGGCCGAGGCGCTCGACCAATCTGACCAGGACCTCCGCGCGGCGCTCGGCCGGCAGTGGCTGGCGGAACTGGAAGCGCTCGACGAACCGCCCGCCACCCTGCGCCCCGAACGCCCCCTCGCGCCGGCCGACACGGGTGTGACGGTCCTGGCCGACTTTCGGACCGGGACCGACCTCGATGGCTGGAGGGCCGACGGCCTCGCGTTCCGTCCCTCAACCGTTTCGGGCGTACCTGTCTTCGATGGAGACAGGCTGACGGCGCTCCAACTCCCCCGCGTCTCCAGCGCTGCCCGATCCCACCGCCTTTTTGGGACGCTCCGGTCGCCAACGTTCACCATCGACGCGGACCACATCACCGTCCAGGCCGCCGGCCGCCACGCCCGCGTACGGCTCATCATCGACAACTTCCAGCTTATCCAGTACCCCATCTACGGCGGCCTGGAGCAGGCATTGGACGACTCGACGATGCAAGAGTACACGTTCGACATCGGACGCTGGAAAGGCCGGCCGGCCTACCTCGAACTCTTTCCAGGGTATTTCTCATCACAAAAGCCGGTGCTGAAGGATAGCGCCTACGTAGAAGTCGAGTATGCCTGGATGTATTCCGGCGACCTCCCGAGGCGAACCGAGCCAGCTGCGTCCCTTTCCGGGAAAGAACTGACCGGGGCCCTGGCCGGCGCGGTGCGGGGCTGGATGGCCGGTGAGGCATCGTATGAAGCCGTTTCGCTGCTCAACGATGCTCTGGACGCCGGCCTCATCTCCGCCGACGTCGCCGCGGTCGCTGCGGACCGCGCGCTCCGCGCTGAGCGGGAGGCAAAGCTGCCGGCGCCGGTCCTGGCCATGACCATGCTGGACGATATCGGCGTCGACCAGCCGGTCTTTGTGCGCGGCAATGTGGTTACGCCCTCGGAGGAAACCGTCCCGCGGCGGTTCATGCACGCGCTGCAACGGGGCGACGCGCCCTTCGAGGAAGCCGGCAGCGGCCGGCGCTCGTTCGCCAGCGCCGTCATCGACCCTGCCAACCCGCTCACCGCCCGGGTGATGGTGAACCGGATCTGGCACCACGTGTTCGGGAAAGGGCTCGTTGAAACCGTGGATAACTTCGGGCTCCAGGGCGCGCGTCCAGAGCACCGTGAGCTGCTGGATTATCTGGCCGTTCGTTTCGTCGAAGAGGGGTGGTCGGTCAAGGCGATGGTTCGCCTCCTGGTGAACTCCGAGGCGTTCCAGCGGTCGACAGCCCCCGTGGATGAGGCCATAGAACAGGATCCCCAGAACCGGCTGTGGCACAGCTACCCCGTCCGCCGGCTCGAGGCCGAGGCCATCCGAGATGCCATGCTGTCCGTTTCCGGTCGGCTCGACCCAACGATGTACGGCGAGCCGGTCCCCGTCTATCTCTCCGACTTCATGACCGGCCGGGGCCGGCCCGGCGATTCGGGGCCGCTCGACGGGGACGGCCGGCGTAGCATCTACCTCTCCTTACGCCGCAACTTCCTGTCGCCTTTTATGCTGGTGTTCGACATGCCGATCCCGTTTTCAACGTTTGGGAGCCGCAACACCTCGAACGTGCCGGCTCAGTCCCTGGCGCTGCTCAACGACCCATTCGTGGCGCAGCAGGCGGAAGTCTGGGGCCGCCGCATCGTCGCCCTCAAGGAACTCGATGCCCCGAGCCGCATCCGCCTGATGTACACCAGTGCGCTGTCTCGCGAAGCGACGGCCGGCGAGGTAGACGCGGCCCTCGCTTTCCTGGACGAGCAGGCGACGCTGTACGGCTTGGAGCCGGCGTCTGCCGCGAACGACACGCGTGTCTGGCGTGATTTCGCCCATACGCTGTTTAACCTGAAGGAATTTATCCACCTCGTCTGA